Sequence from the Zingiber officinale cultivar Zhangliang unplaced genomic scaffold, Zo_v1.1 ctg35, whole genome shotgun sequence genome:
tcctaagctcctgcacacttaaacacagggatcaaaaccaaacaggacctaacctaacttggttaatcacatcaaaacaaccacggggtccaacatagcCCACACGAATTAGCCTAGTTGATAACTATAGGTGGTTGCTCCAATAGATCTTTGGGTCAATTCTGGATGCAAAATGTTCCATTGGCGTTTGATCTCCCCATGCTTGGGCAATACACCCCGTAATTACTTGTCTGTATCTAGCCGGGGGCCGATGTTATGAGCATTTATAGATTACCAAAAAAAGAACATTTATAACAATtaaatatcaataaaaataatttttcaattaatatataaaaaaaacaaccCAGTGCACTTTTCAATTAATATatactaattaaaaaataaaaatattaaaaccatatcaatatagcatGATATTGAAACTGTATCATTCTGATCCTAAATCAAAATTTCAACAcagctcaaaattttaaaccaggACTTGAACAAGGTGGGGCTCTCGACAAGTTTCTTACAGGAACGGGCAGATATAAACAAACATCACATATTGAAGTACACACTAAAGAAGGAAACTATGACTAGGTAATTAGTGTGAGAATAATGgcttaaattaattatattgcTCAGAAAGTTCAATTGTGTCACTTCTTTTTTGATGAAAACTTCCAAATTGGATTTGAGGAAAGCTAGTGTTAGGTTTAGATTACATTTGAGCATGACCCAAGTAAAACCAATAGAATTAAAGGATTATTTAGTATAAATACTTATTAATAGGGTTTGGATGGTTATTTTGCTGTAAAACAACTTAATAGAGAGGgtggaaagaaacaaaagaacacaatgaTGGTCAGCCTAGCAAGAGAAAAGATGGTGGGCTTGGTAAGAGAAAGCTACACAAGGGCTTATTGTTTGATAATCaagataaagaaaattaaaaaagaagAGGTTCTCAACAGTGACAACACATCACCATAGTGGAGTTTTGGCAAAAGAGGTAGGATTATGCAACCCTTCCTTGATACCCCATTAGGTGTCATTATTCTCTTCAATTTAATCATAACCTTATCATTTCTTTGTTGAAAGTCCTTTGATTCATTGTTGTTCTATCGCTATAAGAGTATCTGGTTCAACAGGAAATTAAGCAGTACCTTCAGGCATCAAAATGACACATCCAATTAAAAAAGGGTAGAAAAGAACCCTGATATACCTTTATGGTCTATCATGAATTTGCTGCAGACCAACAGTTGTACTCATTTTCTACCCCTGATATACCTTTATGGTCTATCATGAATTTGCTGCAGACCAACAGTTGTACTCATCCATTCTTATAATGAAGGAGCTTGAACTACGTTTGCCGCCTCCACCATATGCCTGCAATTTCCAATGCAAGGAAGGTATTTATATTGTAAATTATACATTGGAAGGTGATCCAACAGTTAAATGCCATTGGTTGTCTCTTCTTACCTTAGCTATCTCTGAGATATCAACGGTAGGGTCAGTAGTCCTCAAACACATTTTCAAGTTCCGCTGTTTCATGAACACTGCAGCTCCTATTGGCCTGAATGCAAGGCATACACAATTTGTTATCAGAATCAGCCAGAACATTTTGGCATGTAGCTAGGGGAAATTAATCTTTAGTGGAAGCTcaggtttatttgaatttgatttattagGGTTAAAACTGGCTTCAAATATCACAAAATTTGCATAACAAAAGCAACCACATGGAGACAAAGGAAGTTCCACTGTATCATAGAAAATTGTTTCTACTTTATATTCATTCAGTATTCAATTAAATACCTGTTGTCAGAAACTAGGTATGATGTTTATCAAAATGTAGGGATAAATACAATATTTTCACCTTAAACCAGCTGCTGCACTTCTTCTACTAAGCTCAATACAGATTTCATGACTTAGATCTTCATTTCCATCAGCCCGTACAGCCTAACATTAACAGGAAGAAATTTTTAACACTTTAAGCAAGGAGAGAcattttgaagtttaggttgaagtTCACATGGCAGTAGTAGCATTCTGTTAATTGAGAATACTTGAGAAATGCTGTAAAAAAGATAAAGATAAAAAATTCTTTAGGCAGTAAGACATCTAGGCTATAGCAAGAATGCACTACTAACAAATAACATGCCACTTCGGTAAATATCCTGCATAAGAGACCAATAGTTGAAGTTATTCATTGAAGTTCTCTAAAAAGAGGCAATTCTAAATAGTCTATCAAAATGAACAAGCTCAAAAGTGCCCTCTGATAATAATCAACATATAGCAGTTGTATTGCAAATTATGTTCCATTTAAACAGTTAGTGGAATTAACATTAGTTTTTTGTTGTGATGTAACACCAAGAACCAATTTCCCAGAGAAAAAAAAACTCATAATTCAAATATCAGGATGTCATTAATTAGAAAATAATGTAAAAAGAGCAGTTGAGATCCTATTAAAAAGTTCAACTATGATTCATATTATAGTAAACAAATACCTAGTTTCTAAATAACTTAATCAAACTTGTACAAATTCTCTAAACAATATTAAAATCACCAAACTTGATATGACTCAATCAAAATAAATCTTACAgcctctaaaaattaaaatatcctgattaaaaaatttcaaatttcattTCTTTAGTTGCATCATTCTCCCTCTTCCCTTTTCCAAAAGAGACGACCAGCATCGCCTACTTCTGCTGCCAAGGAAGGAAGAAGTTGTCTTCACCACCTTCCCACCTTCTAAAGGAGCTGACTGGCACTAGATTCCATAGACATAACCCCTTTCCTTTTGTTGAAATCAATTCGGAGGCAGCTCTTGTTGTCTCCCACAAAAAGATATCATCCGTGGGTCTGAAGTTCATCCATCCATGCTTCTGTAGATCATTGTTGCTTGATTGCCAGCAATACCAATTGCATCCATCATTGCTCCATCCTACCTATATCAACAATCAGAAACCTTCCTCCCTGATCAACTGGGCATTGTCATCACTTGCAACCCACATTACTTGAAGAGTGCTCTATTaaaatgtattttatttcaaaatcaaGGTCATCTTTAAATTTTGGAGTACTCTAATGCAGAAGAGACAGACTCTCCTATAATGGGTGATCTACATCTGGATATTGTGTTCTTCAAGGAGGTAACTAtatttcttggaaaagcaaaagCAAATAATGGTTGCAAGTCAAAGTGTGGAATGTAAAATATAGGGTCATTACAATGGGTAAGCATATGATGACCAAGTTAGGATACACCCCCATCGAGTCTCGCATTCATGAGAGAACAAACATATAATCATTGATTGTCACCATAGTTTAAATTTCAAGCCGTATAATAATTTCGGTTTATGACTGAAATGATATGGTTTCGGTACCGTATCGTGcagatatagtttcggtattttttaaaatataaaatatattaataaaaaaatccaTGGGGGTCGTGCGACCCTTCCGCCATGCCCACGAGAGTCGCGCGACCCTTCCACGACAGTTGTGGGGGTCACGTGACCCCTCCACCGTTCTCTACGTCGTACCGATCAGCACAGAACGTAATGTTTCGGCCGTACCGCTTGTAGAACATGAGATTTTTAAACCATGATTGTCACTTCATCAGAAGGAAAGTACAATTTAATGAGGTGGATACTTTTTTATTAGTTCTAATAATCAGTTTGACAAAATTGTTAAGAGGGTCTAAAGTTGAATTTCTGCAACATATTTGAATTAGCTTAAGGGGCGTCATAGACTCACCTAAAAATATTTAAGATGTAGGAATGTAAATGTAAAGATTCATATTCTCAATATAGGTGGGTAGGTAGGTACATATAATTCCCACTTACTCGTAACAAGAGCAATTTACAAAGGGATGTATCAAACAAAACAATTTGGTATAAAGTTGTTCAAAGTTTATTCTGCTTGCTTCTCTACTATTAAGTGTCATTTAGAGCCTCATGTTCAGAATCATCTTTAATTTTGGAGATATTTCCTAATTCCTTTTAAAAGCTCCTTCAATCAAGTTGCTGTTGACTAATCAACTGAGGCAAATGTAGCTATAACCATCTTCCTCATGTTTGTGCAGATACAAAGGATCAACCAAAACAGGTACTGAGTATGCATAAAACTCcaaacttcaatttttcaaaacatgtaAGCTTGACCAAAATTGACAATTGTCAGGTTAGCACATAGACAAGATTCCTTTGCTGGTAGCTGAAATGCAGATAGGAATGAATATGTCTGGCAAGTATTTCATGCAAAATTCTTCTAAACACAGTTTTTTGGTGTAATATATAAGGATTCCCAGTGTAATAATAACAAAGATCAATTGAGGTCTAACTTATGCTTCCAATATttgaaagaggaaaagaaaaatcctTGTTCAAATGTATGCCTAAGACAGTCCTTTTTTGCTTCTCACTTCGTGTGTGTTTATTAGAAACCAAGGAAAGGAATTAAAAGAGTAACAAAGTATCAGATATGCATTTTTCTGTTGCATAGACCATATGATCTAGCTATGAAAGAAACTTATATGAGAAATTCATTGCAGTAGACCGACAGGAAGAAGATGTTACCAGGCACTCTCCATAAAATCCTCTTCCCAACTGAATCTTTAAAGCCTTTTCCAGCAACTTACTGGCTGCATCTTCACGTGACCGAGTATACAAATTTCCCTTGGCAATCAAATCTGCAGAATTAAGCTGTAGGAgctgagaaaaaaaaacaaattataaagaccttaaaagataaaatatacatATAAGCGAATAAGAATTATCTTAACCTGCTGAAACACATACGGATTGGTGATACAATTCAGTTTTGCACGCTCATCCCTAAGTCCAATGTCGAATGCTTTGGTATCAGGCATCCTCCACTGGCAAAGAGCAGCATCTTCTATATAACTTAAGACTGATGCAACACGTTCTTCCTGTTCTTGATTCAATAAGTTTTCGGCATCATCCTGTTACATTGTATTAAACCAGCGAATCTCTCTCAGCAGTACTGATGTTACAATCAGTTTGACATTCTATATTTAAAGGGCCGAGTAGATAAATGGAACAAATAACTAATGGAACTAAATGATTACGGGGAAAATTGAGCAAGTTTTGGTAAAGCTCGCTGAAAAATTACATGCAGAAGAGCAAACATGCGCTAACCTGAGAAGAGTTCCTCTCAGAGAACTTTTTGGAGAAGTAATCGTAAACAGAACGGGCGCTGCATTTCTCAGTGTCAATGTGAAGTTCCAGATTGTCGGGACGCTCTCTTTCATGTAAAGTCGTTCCCAGAGAAATCTCCCGGTGATCAAAAGCTATAACTCTGAAACGATTGAACATTTTCCCATTGTAGATACAATTTCCATTAACAAAAAGGGAGTGATTACTAGGGACAGGGTAAAGAAACAATCTTTCTGTGAAGTCCCAGTACCTAGGAACGATATGCGACAGCTCTATTGCAAAGCGTTTGGGCCCGACGAAATCGAGGAGGTAACACGTCTCGAAAGCTCTGGCCTCGAAGTCTTCCActctatcaaaaaaaaaaaaaaaactattggtTGAAAAGGAGGAACTAAGGGCGAGACCAGGCTTGGCTGCACTTACAAGTTCCAAGGGTTGCCTACCTAAAAGGCTCGACAGAGGAGAAAGGCAGGACGAGGAACGGTAGGCGAAGGCGCGAGTGAAATAAGTGGGCATATAGGGCGGCGAAAGCACCGGAAAAAGATGGATAGTTGTATAGGACGAGGTGGGATCGGATGGCGGCGGCCGAGGGTGATGAAGAGTCGCCGGCGGTTATAGAAGGTGGTCGGAGGGCATCCAATGCGGCTTGCGAACGAAAACATCGGTGAGGGGACGAGGGCGGTGGAACGCCTCGCTTCAGAAAGGCAAGAGATGATCGGAAAACCATCCGTTTACGACGAACGCGCCGACGCACCGAAGCAAACTCTTCAAAAGGGGGAAGAAAATATGCTCAGCTACACctacataaaatataaatttttagaaaaataaaatgtcaaattaaaaaataaagattttggggaaaaaaaaataatgttaaaaTAACAAATGAGTATACAAGATAAATTCGATAACCTTATTCCATAATCTACTAAAATGTTTTAAATTAATcactttaaaattttcattaaacacaaaacattttttttaaagattgagAAAATTCACACAAAGGCTTCTATTTGATaagtataataatttaaatatgcaACATTTTGCTGAAATGATCAATTTAAAAGACTTGAAGTCTATGTAAACATAAGTGCATTCATAGTCATTGAAGTTTTTAGAGCTTCTTTATAATTTTTTACTTCCACCTTATATATATCTCTCTCCTAATTAAAAAACACCTCtagttttatatttaaataaaaaaaattatattaattaaaaaagtgAAGAAGTCATTATTTGCTTTTTAGTAaatattaaaagaatattttaataaaaacaaaataaaataaaaggtgaAGAAGCGACTATGGGAGGGAGGAAAAACCTACCTCCACTACACTATGGGAGGAAGATTTTTTAAAGTTGTCAACTCACACTATGGATGTTCTAAGTGTTTTCTCGTCTCGATATTTCGATCAATCTATTTCTAGGTCAACACAGAGAAGATAAATTACGGATGACTACTATTTATTAGTATAAGTGGTAAGACATGGGGGAGATATGCTCGGACACATAGAGTTTTGATCCCAAAATCTCATGTGGCAACACTCTATGTCTTAACCATCGTACCACCCCGAGAGGACCTAAATAATCGATTTTAtggtggcaaaagatgaatacaCTCGCTTCTAGCACCCCTATCAATTTGTCTCAGGGTTAATACGGAGGAGGTTGATAATcgattttataattatatatgaAGAGATAAATTGATAAATTATGGTTGATCAATATGAAAAGAGTTTTTGTTCCTTTAATTTTGTCAAAATCTGAAACCTTGTCCTATGATAATGATTCTATTTCACGCTGGCCAATTCTATCCTGTCTCATGCTTCAGAGCACCCAAGGACTATAAAAAATTAGAAGAATTAGATTTTTAAaacgtagatttttttttttcaaggtcTCTTTAATTACGCCTCTTTTTATAACTTTCAAACCAAAAAGCTACACACAACTATTTTATTCGATTGAAACACAAATTATAGAAGCCTTACTTTATAACTACTAGTTTCCTCAACACTTGCTTAGTTCGCTCAACATAATTCAGCCAACTCAAATGACTTACAAGCTTATATGCCAACAAATACTATCTCTAGACTCTAGTTGACTCGAATTACTTTAATTGAGTCATATTTAGATCAGTTAACTAAATTAGGTTGATTTAACTCGATCGACTATGATGGTAAATTTATCTATCaaacaaatatatttttatttgactcaaaattcaatagaaaatataatgagaatagTAATTTTTTTAGCACGaatacatttaaaaaaatataattcatatATAAAAGTTTGTTAATCTTAATATAAtgtatcaaattgatgtttaaagatataaatataattaaattgtCAGGGGTTGCTTGTTTGGAGGATTTGGAATGGGAATGAAATGAAATTTGGTGCTTGATTTcccattttattattatatacaATCATTCCTATTACCTATCTCATTCGCTTATCCGAAACAAACAACCCCTGAATATATATGATCTTATTTAATATCATTCCGagttttttatatttatcaacCGATTAAAAT
This genomic interval carries:
- the LOC122037411 gene encoding uncharacterized protein LOC122037411; this translates as MVFRSSLAFLKRGVPPPSSPHRCFRSQAALDALRPPSITAGDSSSPSAAAIRSHLVLYNYPSFSGAFAALYAHLFHSRLRLPFLVLPFSSVEPFRVEDFEARAFETCYLLDFVGPKRFAIELSHIVPRVIAFDHREISLGTTLHERERPDNLELHIDTEKCSARSVYDYFSKKFSERNSSQDDAENLLNQEQEERVASVLSYIEDAALCQWRMPDTKAFDIGLRDERAKLNCITNPYVFQQLLQLNSADLIAKGNLYTRSREDAASKLLEKALKIQLGRGFYGECLAVRADGNEDLSHEICIELSRRSAAAGLRPIGAAVFMKQRNLKMCLRTTDPTVDISEIAKAYGGGGKRSSSSFIIRMDEYNCWSAANS